TTTTGATCACGTCGAGAGGTAGAATGCCGCCCATGATCGAATCAACCAACCCGCAGCCGCGCCCGTCCGATCGCATTGCCGGCTTGACCGGCGAGGCCAGAAAACTCCAAACCCGCCTGTGCCGGTTGACGGGACAAGCCATTGCCGATTACGGCATGATCGATGAGGGCGACACGATCATGGTCTGCCTGTCCGGCGGCAAGGACAGTTACGGCTTGCTGGACATCCTCCTCCTGCTGCAGAGCCGGGCGCCGATCAGCTACAACATCGTCGCGGTGAACCTGGACCAAAAACAGCCAGGATTTCCAGCCCATGTGTTGCCGGAGTATCTTTCCAAACTGGGCGTGCCCTTTCGGATCGAGACGCGCGACACCTATTCGACGGTCAAACGCGTGATCCCCGAAGGGGAAACGATGTGTTCCCTCTGCTCGCGGCTGCGGCGCGCCATCCTTTATCAGGTCGCGACGGAACTCGGGGCGACCAAGATCGCCCTCGGCCACCATCGTGAGGATATCCTGGAAACGTTTGTCTTGAATATGCTGTACAACGGCGCACTCAAGACCATGCCGCCCAAGCTGGGCTCGGACGACGGGCGCCACGTCGTGATCCGGCCGTTGGCCTATGTGCCGGAATCGGACCTGGCCGCCTATGCCGAGGCCCGGAGATTTCCCATCATCCCCTGCGACCTCTGCGGCTCTCAAGAGCATCTCAAGCGGAAGGTCGTGAAGTCCCTGTTGGGGACCTGGGAACAGGAATCACCCGGCTGCTTGGACAGCATGCTCGCGGCCCTGGGGAATGTGGCTCCCTCGCACCTCTTGGATCGCGCCCTGTACGATTTTCAGGCGCTGGAGCCGGAGCGCGAGACCGGCCGGCCGACTGAAGCGATTCATCCCGCCTCGCTCCAGTCGTTGAAATCATCGTCGCGCTAACGAACCCCGACGGTTGGAGCCCGGAGACGGCGCGGGCGCGGCCTTTCCCTCAGCAGGGAAAAGCCGCGCCCGCACGGATGACTCAACCGATTTTCGGATCAGAACCGGCTACAAGGAGGTCGCTTTCTCGTACTGAACAGCCAGCAGCTTCAGCATGTCGTCCACGCTCTCCCGCATCTCCGCCCCCCACTTCGAGCCTTCCGGCTTGTTTTGAACCTTGTAGATTTCGCGGGCGACGTTGTCGCGGGTCATCATGAGGTCCGCGACCACAGCGAAGTTCTTCTGATCCCCCTTCAGCTTGCCGATTACCTGATCGACCTTGGCAAGAATTTCATCCACCTTGGCCTTGTAGGCAGCCGGTTCCTTCGGCAGCCCTTCGACGTTGATCGAATCCGCCCAACTGACCGTGGCGCCCATCCAGACGGTGGCGGCCATCACCACCGCCAGCACCATCCCTGCCTGACCAACCATCCGCTTTCCCATGCAATCCTCCTTTCATCACCCTTTCAAGCAATCCATCACGACAAGATGACTATGATCGACCCCGTCGATTCATTACCTGTACATGAACGGACGACGGACGAGCACCTCCTTGGCAACCGGCGTCTATATCCCAACCGGCCCCAAAAAGGCAAGCCCCGGTCGACGCCCTACCGTATTGACGGAATGCTAGGTTCCAGCCTTTAGGCGATCAGCGAATTTCTTTCGGAATTTTGAGACCTTGGGGCCGACCACGTAGGTGCAGTAGTGTTGGGAAGGATTCCTGGCAAAGTATTCCTGATGATAGGCCTCAGCCAAGTAGAAGGGGCCGGCAGGGACCACCTCCGTGACAATCGGATTGTCATAGAGCCGTTCAGCGGTCAGGGTTGCAATCACATCCGACGCAACGGCCTTTTGCTCGGGCGAGTGGTAGAAAATCGCCGATCGGTATTGGGTTCCGACGTCGTTGCCCTGCCGGTTGAGGGTCGTGGGGTCGTGGATGACGAAGAAGATATCCAGAATATCGCGAAAGGAAACAACAGAAGGGTCGAACCGGATCTGCACCACCTCGGCATGGCCGGTCCGGCCCATACAGACCGCTTCATAGGTCGGATGTTCGACCTGTCCGCCCATGTACCCCGACTCGACGGAGGAGACCCCCTTCAATTGGTCGTAGACGGCTTCCAGACACCAGAAACACCCGCCGGCAAGTGTGGCGACTTCTTGGCTAGCTGTGGACATGATCCGTTCCCTTGCCCCCTGCCGCTTACCGGTCTTGCGTGATCGAGCCAGCCATCGCAGATAGTCCGAGCTTGGATGGAACCTTACACGACCGTGCAGCGAGATGTACAGGGCTCCCCCCGGGCTCTCAGGCTCAATTACGAACGAGGCTCCCGTTCGCCGGGTCGTTTGGCTCGGCGGGTCGGCGTCGCGCTCAACGGGTCCTCGGGCCAATGGTGCTTCGGATAGCGTCCTCGCAATTCCTTCCGGACCGCGACATAAGACGTGGTCCAAAAGCCGGCGAGATCGTTGGTGACCTGAACCGGCCGGCCAGCCGGCGATAAGAGATGGATCATGATTGGGACCTTCCCATCGGCTACTCGTGGAGTCTCCCGGCATCCGAACAGTTCTTGCAACCGCACTGCCAACACAGGCCGCTCGTTCCCTTCATAGTCCAGGTGCACGCGAGAACCGGTGGGGACCGTCACATGGGTCGGCGCAAGCCGATCCAACCGCTGCTGTTGCTCTCTGGTGAGCAGGCTCTGGAGCGGACCGGTAAGGTCGAGCCGTTGCACCTGATCCCATCGCGTGAGCCTGCCCAGCCAGGGCCCAAGCCAGACAGCCAATCGCTCGGACAGGGCCTGATCGGAGACATCCGGCCAGTTTGACTCCGGTCCAAAGATACGGCGGAGAAACGCCACACGGGCCCGCCATTGATGCAATTCTCTGGTCCAGGGCAGATTCGCCACGCCGGCGCGACGAATGCCGTCGAGCAGCGCATGACTGACCTGTTCGGGGTCGGGATCAGACAATCCCTGATCCGAGAGCACCAGGGAACCCAATCGCCGTTGCCGGCGGGCCTGGACCTCCCTTCCACGCTCGTCCCACCGGATAAAATCCACGGTCTGAATGAGCGGACCGCAGGACGATTCAAGCTCCTCCAACCGGACCGGCGCGGCGAGATCGATACGCGCCCATTGTCCTGTCCCGTCGAGACCGGCGATGACAAGATACTCTTCGGTCGCGAGCGCATCCGGAGAGGCAAACTGAGCGCCACGGCCGTTGGCCAAGAGATATCGGCCTTGTCCGCCAGGCTGACGCTGCGCGCTTCGGTCCGGATAGGCCAGCGCGAGAAGCGCACCGAGGGAATCGAGTTGCGACGCCTTGCGTCCCGTGGATTGACCTGCTCCTGAAAGTCGGCGTTGCAGCGCGGCAGCCACTCGATGAACCCGCTGACCGAGCGCTCGATCATATTGGGCGCCGCCAGCCGGATCATGATCCCGTTCGAGCGCGTCCAACCGAAGGCGCAGATCGGCATTGCGCCAGCCGCTCGGCCCTCGCAACAGGTCTCGCTCGCTGAGCAAGGCCGCCACGTTGCAGGCCAAGTTCCCAAGTCCCTGCTCGCCGCCACGGAGCACCATATGGGCCAGCCTCGGATGCAAAGCCAACTCCGCCACGCGCCGCCCATGCTCCGTCACCTTTCCCTTCCCATCGAGCGCCGCCAGTTGGATCAAGAGACTGCGCGCTTGGGCCGTCGCCCCGGTCGGCGGCGGATCGAGCCATGACAGGTCCGCCGGATCATGCGTGCCCCAGAGGGCCAATTCCAAAACCAGCGGGGCCAGGTCCGCTTCGAGGATCTCTGGAGGGCGGCTCGGCAAGAGCGTCTGTTGATCCGCTTCGGTCCAGAGGCGGTAACAGACTCCGGGCTCCAGACGCCCGGCGCGGCCGCGCCGCTGTTCGGCCGAATCTTGCGTGACGCGAACCGTATCCAGGCGCGTGAGCCCGGTGCGGGGATCGAACCGCGGGATTCTCAAGAGTCCCGCATCGACCACGACGCGCACCCCTTCGATCGTCAAACTGGTCTCAGCGATCGAGGTGGTCAAGACCACTTTGCGCCTGCCGGCGGCGGACGGAGCGATCGCCAGATCCTGCGCCTCCTGCGGCAACTCGCCATGCAACGGCGCAATGGTGATGGATGAGTCGAGCGCCGCCTCCTGCAAGCGGCGCTCGACCCGGCGGATTTCTGCCATGCCCGGGAGGAACACCAGGATGCTGCCGCCGTCTTGCAGGAGCGCACGCCTGACAGTCTGGACCACCACCTGTTCCAGGGGAGCCGCGATCCGCCGATCCAGATAGCGGGTCTCGACCGGATAATTCCGACCCTGGCAGGAGAGGATCGGCGCCTGGCCCAACAGATCGGACAGGGTCGCACAGTCCAAGGTCGCTGACATCACGACCAGACGAAGATCGGGGCGGAACAGCCGTTGCGATTCCAGCGCCAAGGCCAATCCAAGGTCGGCCTGCAGGCTCCGCTCGTGAAATTCGTCGAAGAGCACGGTTCCGTACCCGGCGAGCGAGGGATCGTGCTGGAGCAGGCGCGTCAGAATGCCCTCCGTTACGACTTCGATCCTGGTCGTTCGTCCGACTTTCGTATCAAGACGGGTTCGATACCCGACCGTCATGCCGACCGACTCGCCGAGCAGCCGCGCCATGTAATGCGCCGCCGCCCTTGCGGCCAGCCGGCGAGGCTCCAGCAGTAGCAGCTTTTGTCCCTCCATCCAGGCGGTCTTCAGCAAGGCCAATGGGACGCGGGTCGTTTTGCCTGCCCCCGGCTCGGCCGTCACCAGCAGCGACGGCCGGCATTCCAGCATGCCGCAGAGTTCGGGCAGCACCTGTTCAATGGGAAGATCGGTCATGGCTCCAACGCGAGACGGACCAGATCGATCCGATGACTTTATCAGAAACGGCTAAAGGAAACCGGCTTAGCCCGCATTATTCATGACGGTTCGTCGTGTTGCACCCGTTGCATTGAAAGGACAACGGGTACCCGGCAGTCGCCAGGCGTTGGACCCATTGCATGGAAAAGCGCAATGGGTACCCCCAAGCACAGCCGCCGTCAGGCTCTGTCGCAGCGGCGAATCCGCGATTGCAGCAGGAGCGCTCATGAATAATGCGGGTTAGGGACGCGCAATGCCAACGGCCGGAAGATCTCCGAGTTACCGCGGAGACGACGGGGATCCTGTCGATGTTGGAGATCGAATCAGCGTATAATTCGTTTGATGTCTCCGAGAAAGCCGTCCGTCCAGATCAGCCCACTCAGATGGACCAGCGAAAAGCCGATCCAACCAGGTTGGTATTGGTATCGTGGCCTGATTGATGAGGCCGATCCCTTGATCGTGCTGGTGGATGAAGCCGGCTATTTCCAGTGGCCCGACGGCGCGTTCGAGGATGTCAGACAGACCGATGGACAATGGGCCGGCCCCATCGCCTTGCCTAGCGAAGCCTGACAATACCGGCTCAGCCGCAGACCGGCCTATCCCTTAGCCCGCATTATTCACGAGAGTCCGTCACGAAACCATGGAGACGCCTCGCGAGGGCGCGTGGAGCCCGTCGGGGCCGAAGCATACTTGACACAGTATGTTGAGGCCACGAGGGGCGAGCCCGCCCGCTTGGGTGCGAGCATCCCGCAGCCAAGCTTGTCGCAGCGGCGCATCGGTGGTTGCAGTAGGAGTCATCGTGAATAATGCGGGTGAGACCACCGGGGCTTATGAAGACAAGCCGAGCGCGCTAAATCTCTGTTCCAGCGAGGTGAGAATCGCATCGCGGAGTTGATCCCGAAAGGAAGCAAAGGACGGATCCCCCAGATAACGATCGAGGGTGCGAGGGAGACGATTCCACCAAGCCTGAGCGGAGTTCCTTGCGCATCGGGCCGGCCCTTCTCCGCTTGAGAGGAGAGACCTGAGCTGCCGTTCAAAAAATCCGACGTGCGCCTCCTCGTCCTTGAGGATTTCAGCCAAATCCGGCCGGACTGCCACCAGTAAGGTTGCGAATTCAAGGCCGAGCGCTTCATAGCCGTAGAGGTGAACGGCCAGGGCGCACCATTGTTCGGGAACCCTTGGCAGGCGCTCCCGTCCCAGCGAGCGGGCGCCCAGCATCTCCTCGAATTGCTGTAGGTGTCGCTGCTCATCCTGCTCATGTCGCTGGAGGAAATTCATCACGGATGTAGGTAGCGCCTGTTTCTGTGCCGCCTGGACCGCCCACATCGCCATGGCTTCGGCCCGAAGGAACCGTTCCAGCAACGCGCGTTCGCAGCTCTGGGGCAGCAGGAGCTTCACAAGACCGGCTTCTCTGCGCAGACGACCAGAGCCACGGTCAACGCCGCTTCGCGGGAGTATTGACGGGGGTCTGACAACTTGGGACGGACCCGCTCAATGTCCGCACTTTCAGCTTCCATTCCATCAGATTCCACAGTCAGGCCGGATACCGCAAACAGTCGAAGAGGTGTTGCCGGTCACTGGAGCGATAGACGGCATGATCGGCCAAATCGACGTTCGCAATCAAGAGCCCTGGGCGTGAGTGGTACGCCTCTGCACACCGGCGCGGGATGGCGAAGGTATCGAAGGGATTGGGCGACCAGATCGGATCCCATCGCGCGGATGGGAACGGGTTCGTTCTGGACAGGAAGGGAACCGCACGAGTGAAACGATTGGCGAGTAGCGCAGCGGCATCCAAGCAGTTGCAAGAAGCGCACGACAATCGCATCGTTTCTCCTCCTCACCCTGTAGGCTTCAACACACAATCAGGCAGAAGTCGGCCGCCAGCCTCAGCCTTGGACCAGCCCGATCAGGCCGCAACCACCCTCTCCAGGCCACAGAGCAAAATTGTTATAATCTGCTGCCATGACTTGCCCGATCTGCAAGACCCCTGTCACCTGGCAGGACAATCCCGTGCGGCCCTTCTGCTCCGAGCGCTGTAAATTGATCGACCTGGGCCGCTGGGCTTCCGGACAATACCGGATTCCCGGCCAGAGCTTCGCGCTGACTCCGCCTGAATCCAGTTCCTCGGACCAGGAACCAGAGTGAACGGGCCAGCCGGCTGAACGGCCATTGGCAGCCCCCACGTCAGACCTTCACCTTGCGATCGCCGGTCCCCGCCACCCATTGTCCTGATTTCGGCAAGCGCAAGATGGCAGCCACCAACCGATCATGGGCCCGATCTCCGAAGAACCGTTTGGCCGCTGCCCGGACCTTAGCATCGGTCCCGACCAGATAGCGGAGGCGGGGACGAGCCGCGGTCAGCGCATGGACAACGGCCAAGGCCACTGCATTGGGCGAGAGGGCTCGGCGCTCCGCATCTGTGGCACGCCGGGCCAATCCCCGCATTAAGGGTTCGTAGAGCGCGACCAGTGCTGGATCGGCCGAGGCGCGGATCGATTCGGCCAAGCAAGCCGATTTGTTCCAAATCCGGG
The DNA window shown above is from Nitrospira tepida and carries:
- the msrA gene encoding peptide-methionine (S)-S-oxide reductase MsrA, coding for MSTASQEVATLAGGCFWCLEAVYDQLKGVSSVESGYMGGQVEHPTYEAVCMGRTGHAEVVQIRFDPSVVSFRDILDIFFVIHDPTTLNRQGNDVGTQYRSAIFYHSPEQKAVASDVIATLTAERLYDNPIVTEVVPAGPFYLAEAYHQEYFARNPSQHYCTYVVGPKVSKFRKKFADRLKAGT
- the ttcA gene encoding tRNA 2-thiocytidine(32) synthetase TtcA, yielding MIESTNPQPRPSDRIAGLTGEARKLQTRLCRLTGQAIADYGMIDEGDTIMVCLSGGKDSYGLLDILLLLQSRAPISYNIVAVNLDQKQPGFPAHVLPEYLSKLGVPFRIETRDTYSTVKRVIPEGETMCSLCSRLRRAILYQVATELGATKIALGHHREDILETFVLNMLYNGALKTMPPKLGSDDGRHVVIRPLAYVPESDLAAYAEARRFPIIPCDLCGSQEHLKRKVVKSLLGTWEQESPGCLDSMLAALGNVAPSHLLDRALYDFQALEPERETGRPTEAIHPASLQSLKSSSR
- a CDS encoding ferritin-like domain-containing protein; this encodes MKLLLPQSCERALLERFLRAEAMAMWAVQAAQKQALPTSVMNFLQRHEQDEQRHLQQFEEMLGARSLGRERLPRVPEQWCALAVHLYGYEALGLEFATLLVAVRPDLAEILKDEEAHVGFFERQLRSLLSSGEGPARCARNSAQAWWNRLPRTLDRYLGDPSFASFRDQLRDAILTSLEQRFSALGLSS
- a CDS encoding DNA gyrase inhibitor YacG, whose product is MTCPICKTPVTWQDNPVRPFCSERCKLIDLGRWASGQYRIPGQSFALTPPESSSSDQEPE
- the hrpB gene encoding ATP-dependent helicase HrpB, translating into MTDLPIEQVLPELCGMLECRPSLLVTAEPGAGKTTRVPLALLKTAWMEGQKLLLLEPRRLAARAAAHYMARLLGESVGMTVGYRTRLDTKVGRTTRIEVVTEGILTRLLQHDPSLAGYGTVLFDEFHERSLQADLGLALALESQRLFRPDLRLVVMSATLDCATLSDLLGQAPILSCQGRNYPVETRYLDRRIAAPLEQVVVQTVRRALLQDGGSILVFLPGMAEIRRVERRLQEAALDSSITIAPLHGELPQEAQDLAIAPSAAGRRKVVLTTSIAETSLTIEGVRVVVDAGLLRIPRFDPRTGLTRLDTVRVTQDSAEQRRGRAGRLEPGVCYRLWTEADQQTLLPSRPPEILEADLAPLVLELALWGTHDPADLSWLDPPPTGATAQARSLLIQLAALDGKGKVTEHGRRVAELALHPRLAHMVLRGGEQGLGNLACNVAALLSERDLLRGPSGWRNADLRLRLDALERDHDPAGGAQYDRALGQRVHRVAAALQRRLSGAGQSTGRKASQLDSLGALLALAYPDRSAQRQPGGQGRYLLANGRGAQFASPDALATEEYLVIAGLDGTGQWARIDLAAPVRLEELESSCGPLIQTVDFIRWDERGREVQARRQRRLGSLVLSDQGLSDPDPEQVSHALLDGIRRAGVANLPWTRELHQWRARVAFLRRIFGPESNWPDVSDQALSERLAVWLGPWLGRLTRWDQVQRLDLTGPLQSLLTREQQQRLDRLAPTHVTVPTGSRVHLDYEGNERPVLAVRLQELFGCRETPRVADGKVPIMIHLLSPAGRPVQVTNDLAGFWTTSYVAVRKELRGRYPKHHWPEDPLSATPTRRAKRPGEREPRS